One window of Trifolium pratense cultivar HEN17-A07 linkage group LG5, ARS_RC_1.1, whole genome shotgun sequence genomic DNA carries:
- the LOC123883704 gene encoding S-adenosylmethionine synthase — protein MATETFLFTSESVNEGHPDKLCDQISDAVLDACLEQDPESKVACETCTKTNMVMVFGEITTKANVDYEKIVRNTCRNIGFVSDDVGLDADNCKVLVNIEQQSPDIAQGVHGHLTKRPEEIGAGDQGHMFGYATDETPEFMPLSHVLATKLGAKLTEVRKNGTCPWLRPDGKTQVTVEYYNDKGAMVPIRVHTVLISTQHDETVTNDEIAADLKEHVIKPVIPEKYLDEKTIFHLNPSGRFVIGGPHGDAGLTGRKIIIDTYGGWGAHGGGAFSGKDPTKVDRSGAYIVRQAAKSIVANGLARRCLVQVSYAIGVPEPLSVFVDSYGTGTIPDKEILNIVKETFDFRPGMISINLDLLRGGNSRFLKTAAYGHFGRDDADFTWEVVKPLKGGKLSTA, from the coding sequence ATGGCAACAGAAACTTTCCTATTCACATCTGAATCAGTGAACGAGGGACACCCCGACAAACTTTGCGACCAGATCTCTGATGCTGTTCTTGATGCTTGCCTTGAGCAAGATCCAGAGAGCAAAGTTGCATGTGAAACTTGCACAAAGACCAATATGGTTATGGTTTTTGGTGAGATCACAACAAAAGCCAATGTTGACTATGAAAAGATTGTCCGTAACACATGCAGGAACATAGGATTTGTTTCAGATGATGTTGGTCTTGATGCTGACAACTGCAAAGTTCTTGTCAACATTGAACAACAGAGTCCTGATATTGCTCAAGGTGTTCATGGCCATCTCACAAAAAGACCTGAGGAAATCGGTGCTGGTGATCAAGGTCACATGTTCGGGTATGCCACTGATGAGACACCGGAATTTATGCCTTTGAGCCATGTTCTTGCAACCAAGTTAGGAGCTAAGCTCACTGAGGTTCGCAAGAACGGAACTTGCCCTTGGTTGAGACCTGATGGAAAGACACAAGTCACTGTTGAGTATTACAATGATAAGGGTGCCATGGTTCCAATCCGTGTCCACACCGTGCTTATCTCAACACAGCACGACGAAACTGTTACCAACGACGAAATTGCAGCTGATTTGAAAGAACACGTGATCAAGCCTGTGATCCCTGAGAAGTATCTCGACGAGAAGACCATTTTCCACTTGAACCCTTCAGGCCGTTTCGTCATCGGTGGTCCTCACGGTGACGCAGGTCTAACCGGCCGTAAGATCATCATCGATACTTATGGAGGTTGGGGTGCACACGGTGGTGGTGCTTTCTCCGGAAAAGATCCAACAAAAGTCGACAGAAGTGGTGCTTACATTGTAAGACAAGCTGCAAAGAGTATTGTTGCTAATGGACTTGCTAGAAGGTGCCTTGTGCAAGTTTCCTATGCTATTGGTGTTCCTGAGCCATTGTCTGTTTTCGTTGATTCTTATGGTACTGGAACGATCCCCGACAAGGAAATCCTTAACATTGTTAAGGAAACCTTTGACTTTAGGCCTGGAATGATCTCTATTAACCTTGATCTTTTGAGGGGTGGGAATAGCAGGTTTTTGAAGACTGCTGCTTATGGACATTTTGGTAGAGATGATGCTGATTTCACATGGGAAGTTGTTAAGCCACTCAAGGGAGGAAAGTTATCTACTGCATAA